DNA from bacterium:
GAACACCTTTCAAGGCAAACAGCAAAGGGCTGTAATGTTTTATTGATTGTTATAGAGCCAGGTATAAGAAGCATAAAATCAGCAGAAACAATAAAAGAATTGGCATTGGGTCTTGGGATTAAAAATATAATGGCAATTGCAAACAAAATAAGAGATGACGATGATTTAAGAATAATTAAGGAAAATTTGGGTAATCTTCCCCTTTGCGGCAAGGTTTCATACAACGAAGCCCTAATTTTCCAGGATAGAACTAATGGAGGGCTATCCAGGGATATTATAGATGAGGTTCGTGCTATACTGAAATAAAATTGGTTTTTTTTGCTTTAAACAATAGCTCATATACAGGAAGGTTTTTGAAAAAGTATTTGGAAAAATGAAAATTTTTCTTGACGAAATCTAATTTATTAGGGTAAATTTTTTGTATCTACTAAAGGGTAAAAATGGCTAAAAAGGTTTTTCTCAAACCAAAAAACCCAGAGAGTGCATTTTCCAATGCCAAGAGATATTTTACAAATGCCAAGGAGACATTATCAAAATCTCCTATTGAATATGACCGCTACAAGGATGAAAAATATGTAAAGGAGGCATCAGCAATGGGCTATGTAGCAGCACTTTCAGCAATAGATGGCTATCTTCTAAAAATAGGCACACCAAAAGATAAGCTTCCAACAAAAATTGAGGAATATGAAAAATCCTTGCATAAAATTCCACACAATGGTAAACTAATTTCTGCAATGGCTAATGTCTACGAAAACCTTCATATCTTTGGTTATTACCAGGGTGGAGTTAATACAGATATGATAAAGGCAGGATTTAAGAATGCAAAATTTATCATTGAAACCCTGTCAAAAGGAAAAACCAATGGCTAAAAAATTTACAATGAATAAAGAAAGGTGTAGTTCAGAGAGAGAGAGAGAGGAATAAGACCACTTTTAACTGCTTTTGGAGTAACTATTCAGAGTGTAATAAAAGAAAAAACGAAAAATATTGACTTTAAGAAAAAGGATTGTATAAAATAGTCTTAAAATATAAATGGATTGGAAATGGACAGAGCATATCAAAATCCAGTTGGGGGAGAGAAAAATATCAAAGGAATTGGTAGAGATGGCAATCAATAATCCCGATGAAATTGTAGATGAAGGGATAAACCGAAAGGTCTATCAAAAGATAATAGGGGATAAACTTATTAGGGTAGTAACAGAGGAAACTACTCTTATAACAGCATATCTTACAAAAAAGATAAGAAAGTATTATAAAAGGGGGTAAAATGAGGATACATTATTCACAGGA
Protein-coding regions in this window:
- a CDS encoding DUF4258 domain-containing protein; this encodes MDWKWTEHIKIQLGERKISKELVEMAINNPDEIVDEGINRKVYQKIIGDKLIRVVTEETTLITAYLTKKIRKYYKRG
- a CDS encoding DUF5618 family protein — protein: MAKKVFLKPKNPESAFSNAKRYFTNAKETLSKSPIEYDRYKDEKYVKEASAMGYVAALSAIDGYLLKIGTPKDKLPTKIEEYEKSLHKIPHNGKLISAMANVYENLHIFGYYQGGVNTDMIKAGFKNAKFIIETLSKGKTNG